One window of the Camelina sativa cultivar DH55 chromosome 1, Cs, whole genome shotgun sequence genome contains the following:
- the LOC104703274 gene encoding agamous-like MADS-box protein AGL62, which yields MGRKTKGKQKIEMKKVDNYGDRMIAFSKRKGGIFKKLNELVSMCDVEVAILVFSQAGKPYTFAFPSINEVAARLKNPSGQELFAKGHTGLLVEAYKKQRIHDDIVKMEALEEELALDLDKLKEVKKSRKEKKLDKMWWNIPEEGLSMKDMQRRHQALVELHEMFFPLMVKDGGSSSSGSLGCDHSGGSASD from the coding sequence atgggaagaaaaacaaaggggAAGCAAAAGATCGAGATGAAGAAGGTTGACAACTATGGTGATAGGATGATTGCGTTCTCAAAACGTAAAGGCGGAATTTTCAAGAAATTGAACGAGCTCGTATCAATGTGTGACGTCGAAGTTGCTATCTTGGTTTTCTCTCAAGCTGGAAAGCCGTACACGTTCGCATTTCCGTCCATAAACGAAGTGGCTGCCCGGTTGAAGAACCCTTCGGGACAAGAACTTTTTGCCAAAGGCCATACGGGACTGCTAGTGGAAGCTTATAAGAAACAAAGGATCCATGACGACATAGTTAAAATGGAAGCACTTGAGGAGGAGCTTGCACTAGATCTAGATAAGCTGAAAGAGGTAAAGAAATCaaggaaggaaaaaaagttAGACAAAATGTGGTGGAACATTCCTGAGGAAGGCTTGAGCATGAAGGATATGCAGCGAAGGCACCAAGCGCTTGTCGAGTTACATGAAATGTTTTTCCCACTAATGGTGAAAGACGGTGGTAGTTCATCTTCTGGTAGTTTGGGATGTGACCATTCTGGTGGTAGCGCATCTgattaa
- the LOC104793704 gene encoding glyceraldehyde-3-phosphate dehydrogenase GAPC1, cytosolic, with translation MADKKIKIGINGFGRIGRLVARVVLQRDDVELVAVNDPFITTEYMTYMFKYDSVHGQWKHNELKIKDDKTLLFGEKPVTVFGIRNPEDIPWAEAGADYVVESTGVFTDKDKAAAHLKGGAKKVVISAPSKDAPMFVVGVNEHEYKSDLDIVSNASCTTNCLAPLAKVINDRFGIVEGLMTTVHSITATQKTVDGPSMKDWRGGRAASFNIIPSSTGAAKAVGKVLPALNGKLTGMSFRVPTVDVSVVDLTVRLEKAATYDEIKKAIKEESEGKLKGILGYTEDDVVSTDFVGDNRSSIFDAKAGIALSDKFVKLVSWYDNEWGYSSRVVDLIVHMSKA, from the exons ATGG CTGACAAGAAGATTAAGATCGGAATCAACG GATTCGGAAGAATCGGTCGTTTGGTCGCTAGGGTTGTTCTTCAGAGGGACGATGTTGAGCTCGTTGCCGTCAACGACCCCTTCATCACTACTGAGTACATG ACCTACATGTTCAAGTACGACAGTGTTCACGGCCAATGGAAGCACAATGAACTCAAGATCAAGGATGACAAGACCCTTCTCTTCGGTGAGAAGCCAGTCACTGTTTTCGGCATTAG GAACCCTGAGGACATCCCATGGGCCGAGGCTGGTGCAGACTACGTTGTTGAGTCTACCGGTGTCTTCACTGACAAGGACAAGGCTGCTGCTCACTTGAAG GGTGGTGCCAAGAAGGTTGTCATCTCTGCCCCCAGCAAAGACGCTCCTATGTTTGTTGTTGGTGTCAATGAGCACGAATACAAGTCTGACCTTGACATTGTCTCCAACGCTAGCTGCACCACTAACTGCCTTGCTCCCCTTGCCAAG GTTATCAACGACAGGTTTGGAATTGTTGAGGGTCTTATGACAACTGTCCACTCAATCACTG CTACCCAGAAGACTGTTGATGGTCCATCAATGAAGGACTGGAGAGGTGGAAGAGCTGCCTCATTCAACATTATTCCCAGCAGCACTGGAGCTGCTAAGGCTGTCGGAAAGGTGCTTCCAGCCCTTAACGGAAAGTTGACTGGAATGTCTTTCCGTGTTCCAACTGTGGATGTCTCAGTTGTTGACCTCACCGTCAGACTCGAGAAGGCTGCTACCTACGATGAAATCAAAAAGGCTATCAA GGAGGAATCTGAAGGCAAGCTAAAGGGAATCCTTGGATACACCGAAGATGATGTTGTCTCAACTGACTTCGTTGGTGACAACAGGTCGAGCATCTTTGACGCCAAGGCCGGAATTGCATTGAGCGACAAGTTTGTGAAATTGGTGTCATGGTACGACAACGAATGGGGTTACAGTTCCCGTGTGGTCGATTTGATCGTCCACATGTCAAAGGCCTAA
- the LOC109124878 gene encoding pentatricopeptide repeat-containing protein At3g04130, mitochondrial-like: MSCSMDPKTLLCDLVLVKFPGETAVVVLTFSHCLQLSVEEPSILGFRILLMSCLIQNRIGNTLLRLKPSVATALTSTFIKNLSTVSEQTLDESSQSEEIWNVIVGRAGDRDSEDEVFNRLSNDELCTRINLSDGLVHKLLHRFRDDWRSALGVLRWAETCKGHKHSNDSYDMAVDILGKAKKWDRMKEFVERMRGDKLVTLNTVAKIMRRFAGAGEWEEAVGIFDKLGEFGLEKNTESMNLLLDTLCKEKSVEQARVVLLELKSHITPNAHTFNIFIHGWCKANRVEEALWTIQEMKGHGFQPCVISYTTIIRCYCQQSEFIKVYEMLSEMEANGSPPNSITYTTIMASLNAQKEFEEALRVATRMKRSGCKPDALFYNCLIHTLARAGRLEEAERVFRVEMPELGVSMNTSTYNSMIAMYCHHDEEHKAVELLKEMESSKLCDPDVHTYHPLLRSCFKRGDVVEVGKLLKEMVTKHHLSLDESTYTFLIQRLCRANICEWAYCLFEEMISQDITPRHRTCLLLLEEVKKKNMHESAERIEHIMKTVKLSAPLK, encoded by the exons ATGTCATGTTCTATGGACCCAAAAACCCTACTCTGCGATTTAGTCCTCGTCAAATTTCCCGGCGAGACGGCCGTCGTCGTCCTCACATTTTCCCATTGCCTCCAGCTCTCAG TTGAAGAACCCTCGATTCTGGGTTTTAGAATTCTCCTGATGTCTTGCCTTATTCAGAATCGCATTGGAAACACCTTGTTACGCCTTAAACCTTCGGTTGCTACCGCTCTTACCTCTACGTTCATCAAGAATCTCTCTACAGTTTCGGAGCAGACACTTGATGAATCTTCACAGTCTGAGGAGATATGGAATGTAATTGTAGGTAGAGCAGGTGATAGAGACAGTGAAGATGAGGTTTTTAATCGTCTATCTAACGATGAACTCTGTACCAGGATCAATCTCTCTGATGGTTTGGTTCATAAGCTACTTCATAGGTTTAGAGATGACTGGAGATCTGCTCTTGGTGTTCTGAGATGGGCTGAGACTTGTAAAGGGCACAAACATTCTAATGACTCTTACGATATGGCGGTGGATATTCTCGGGAAGGCGAAGAAATGGGATCGGATGAAGGAGTTTGTGGAGAGAATGAGAGGTGATAAACTTGTCACTTTGAACACTGTTGCTAAGATCATGAGGAGATTTGCTGGTGCAGGGGAATGGGAAGAAGCAGTGGGAATATTTGAtaaattgggtgagtttggatTGGAGAAGAACACAGAATCGATGAATCTGCTGCTCGATACGCTTTGCAAGGAGAAAAGTGTCGAGCAGGCTCGGGTAGTTTTGCTAGAGCTTAAGTCACACATTACACCAAATGCTCATACGTTTAATATCTTCATTCACGGTTGGTGTAAGGCAAATAGAGTCGAGGAGGCTCTTTGGACGATCCAAGAGATGAAAGGCCATGGGTTTCAACCATGTGTTATTAGCTATACGACGATTATAAGGTGTTACTGCCAGCAGTCTGAGTTTATTAAGGTCTATGAGATGCTAAGTGAAATGGAAGCTAATGGGTCTCCTCCGAATTCTATTACTTACACGACTATTATGGCTTCTCTTAATGCACAGAAAGAGTTTGAGGAGGCATTACGGGTTGCTACAAGGATGAAAAGATCCGGTTGTAAACCTGATGCTCTTTTCTACAACTGCTTGATTCACACGCTCGCTAGAGCTGGTCGGTTAGAAGAAGCTGAGCGGGTTTTCAGAGTTGAGATGCCAGAACTTGGTGTTTCCATGAATACATCTACCTATAACTCCATGATCGCTATGTACTGCCATCACGACGAGGAACACAAGGCGGTTGAGCTTCTCAAGGAAATGGAGAGTTCCAAGCTTTGTGATCCGGATGTTCATACGTATCACCCGTTGCTGAGATCTTGTTTTAAGAGAGGAGATGTAGTTGAGGTTGGGAAATTATTGAAAGAAATGGTGACTAAACATCATCTCAGCCTCGATGAATCGACTTATACTTTTCTGATACAGAGGTTATGCAGAGCCAATATATGTGAGTGGGCGTATTGTCTATTCGAAGAGATGATTAGCCAAGATATCACGCCGCGGCACCGGACTTGTTTGCTGCTCTTGGAAGaggtcaagaagaagaatatgcaTGAATCCGCTGAGAGAATCGAACACATCATGAAGACTGTGAAACTCAGTGCCCCTTTAAAGTGA